The Pieris rapae chromosome 16, ilPieRapa1.1, whole genome shotgun sequence genome includes a region encoding these proteins:
- the LOC110999647 gene encoding profilin, translating into MSWQDYVDKQLIASRCVSKAAIAGHDGNVWAKSEGFDISKDEVAKIAAGYENESLLTSGGVTIAGTRYIYLSGTDRIIRAKLGKVGVHCMKTQQAIVISLYEEPIQPQQAASVVEKLGDYLLTCGY; encoded by the exons ATGAGCTGGCAAGATTATGTTGACAAACAGTTAATTGCATCCAGATGTGTTTCTAAGGCTGCAATTGCCGGTCACGACGGAAATGTCTGGGCCAAGTCTGAAGGCTTTGAT ATTTCAAAAGACGAAGTTGCAAAAATCGCAGCTGGTTACGAAAATGAATCACTCCTTACAAGTGGCGGCGTGACGATAGCGGGTACGCGGTACATCTACCTCAGTGGCACAGACCGTATCATACGCGCAAAGCTTGGCAAGGTCGGAGTGCACTGCATGAAGACACAGCAAG cAATCGTTATATCTCTCTATGAAGAACCCATTCAACCCCAACAAGCCGCATCTGTAGTCGAGAAGTTAGGAGACTATTTACTTACCTGTGGTTATTAA